TTCGCCCTTTTGGAATTCGGAAGCACTACCAAAATATTCTTTATAGCGTTTACCTTCGAGTTCAACTGTTTCTCCCGGTGATTCTTCGTGTGCTGCAAACAATGAACCAATCATAACCATTGAAGCCCCAAAACGGATTGATTTAGCAATATCACCGTGAGTTCGTATACCACCATCAGCAATCAATGGCTTTCGAGCTGCTTTACTACATAAATTAAGTGCAGCTAATTGCCAACCACCTGTACCAAATCCTGTCTTAATTTTAGTTATACAAACTCGACCAGGTCCGATACCTACCTTCGTTGCATCAGCACCGGCATTTTCCAATTCTCTAACGCCTTCTGGTGTTCCTACATTACCTGCAATAACAAATGAATTAGGTAAATATGATTTAATATGCTTAATCATATTAATGACAGAATCAGAATGTCCATGTGCAATATCGATTGTAATATATTCAGGTGTTATTTCTTCATTTGCGAGTTGTTCAATAAATTCAAACTCGGTTTTTTTTACACCAACTGAAATAGATGCAAATAAATGATTACTTTGCATTTTTTTGATAAACGGAATTCTAGCTGCTTCATTA
The DNA window shown above is from Staphylococcus sp. M0911 and carries:
- the guaC gene encoding GMP reductase — protein: MKIFDYEDIQLIPNKCIVESRSECDTSIQFGPRSFKLPVVPANMQTVMNEDLAQWFAENDYFYIMHRFNEAARIPFIKKMQSNHLFASISVGVKKTEFEFIEQLANEEITPEYITIDIAHGHSDSVINMIKHIKSYLPNSFVIAGNVGTPEGVRELENAGADATKVGIGPGRVCITKIKTGFGTGGWQLAALNLCSKAARKPLIADGGIRTHGDIAKSIRFGASMVMIGSLFAAHEESPGETVELEGKRYKEYFGSASEFQKGEHKNVEGKKMFVEHKGSLKDTLKEMQQDLQSSISYAGGKDLKSLCTVDYVIVRNSIFNGDRD